In Electrophorus electricus isolate fEleEle1 chromosome 10, fEleEle1.pri, whole genome shotgun sequence, the genomic window TTGGGCTGCAGGGTACAGGGAAGTCCACTATCATGTCTCTCCTGTCTGCCAACACACCTGAAGAGGACCAGAGGTGAACATTTATCTATAATTTGCATTTCATGCAGGCTTCATGCAAGCCCTGCATGTAAAATGCACTATGATTTAAATCTAACATGACTCCAAAGATATTGATGGGATATCAAAATTAACAATGTCCTTTACCTATAATTACATATTGTTTACTGGACTTTAGAACAGCATTATAAGTGTACTCCCTCTAGTTTGTTTTACTGTGATTTCCTGTCCACAAAAGCCTGATAATTAGATTTATAACATctgtataattttttaaaactacttaAGCAGTGTTCCATGTTTCAGGATGTATGTATTTAGGGCCCAGACACAGGAGAtcaaggagagagggggaaaccAGAGCAGTGGTATCGACTTCTACATCACGCAGGAGAGAGTCATCTTCCTGGACACCCAGGTTTGACTGAGCCTTCTGGCTGTGCAGTAGAGACCACCCACTACCCTGTAGCATAACATGCAGTGCACCTGTTCCCGCACTGCTATTTCAGGAGACACGTCTCCCATAATGGAGAGCCCAGTACTTTCAACTGTGGAAATGCCTTGAGTTCCTGTTGTTGGATGTGTTTGTCCTGCTGCTCTGTTTGCTGTAGCCAGTTCTGAGCCCTTCCATCCTGGATCATCTAATCAATAATGACCGCAAGCTGCCTCCTGAGTACAACCTCCCTCACACATACGTAGAGATGCAGGTGAGTCTGTAGGAACTGGGCTCTGGGCATGTGCATGAAGACCTGAACCTCATTCAGTGCAGATAGAATGATTCTCAAATGGAGAGCCAGTGAATCTTCAATTACGAAATTCACCAAAAAAATTAACAGATCTTTTACTTTCTATGTTTTCCAAATTTGGTCTTGCATTGCACGTGCAGTTCACTCCCATGTAATTGGAAAAGTGTTTAAATACCCACTGATGTATTCACATAGATGCATCTGTTGCACGTATTCAGAGTGTGTTTCTAATTCCTGCATTGTGTCCTGTTGCATAGTCTCTGCAGATAGCTGCCTTTCTCTTCACTGTGTGCCATGTTGTAATCGTGGTTCAGGACTGGTTCACAGACATCAACCTGTACAGGTAAGATTTCTCTCTCATCGAAGAACACAGCACCTGTCAAAACTGTCTGTTATGTTAGACCAGACTACTGAACTGCAGTTGttgataaaaaataattactttttgtgctttttgttgAAAACTTATCACCAATTGGAAGGTCACCACCACGTTTCTCCATTTGAAGTACACTAGTACCTAAAAGCAAATGATCAAATACGGAATTCTGACTGTGGGATTCCTCAAAGGTTGTTCACTTAATTGGCTGAAAGCATCGAGTTCTTTAGCAGCACATGCAGGTTATTGGTTGTGGgaggttcccccccccccccccccatgtcatCTAGTTTGATGGTCACCCCACTGGAATGTGTCAGACGTTTGTGGTAGGCAGTGCTGATACACTGATGTTGAtgatattattgatattatACACTGATATTGTTGCCCTTTATTGTGAATGTGAACAGTGAGCTTGGTGATGAACTGTTTGgtgggtttttgggtttttttgtgttcagGTTTCTTCAAACTGCAGAGATGCTGAAACCGTCAACACCCTCCGCCAGCCACGAGAGCACCGGCTCCTCAGGGTCTGAAGACGGGTCTGAGTACTACCCTCACATCAGTAAGCCCCGCAGTTCAGACCTATGGTCTTCTCCAGACACCTCTCACCCTGCCCCACCCCTCCAGCTAACCTTTATCTCGCAAACCCACGGTGATGAACACACGTGAGCCAGCGTCTGATGCTGCGGCTGCACTCATGTTTCACAGCCGTTATATGATGAAAGCAAGTTACCTTGgctgtcttcttcttctttagtTTTCTTGCAGAACAAAGCAAGCAGAGAGGAGTTCTGTCCCCGAACCCTGAAGGACATGCACGTGATTGTGGACACGCTGATGACACACTCTCACCTGAAGTATAAAGGTCTAGTCCAAACAGCTCCTCAACACTCTGCCAGCTCAAATCCACCAGTACTAGGGTTAGGACCCCCTTCGTTCTGTGGTCAGCCCATTGACTGGCccactgttgtgttgtgctgtccTAGGGACCTTGTCTATGCTGGACAGTAATATTTTCCCGGGGCTTGAAAGAGATTACCTCGGGACGGAAGTGAACCTCTTCCTTCTGCCGATGAtggagagcgagggagacgAGGCCTTGGCCAGAGCAGGTCAGAAAACAGTTGGCtgatttgtggttgtttttttttcttctcattttcgTTGTGGTTTTACGCTATAAATGGACTAACATTCAGTGTTCGAGCCGTTCTGCTGGTGTACATTACTGTCAGTCTACATGTTGAGCACTACTACTCAGTGTACCATGTTGCTTCAGGAGTTCAAGTATTATTTATGGTATTACTGACACTCATGTTCTTTTGGACCATCTGAATTAAGCATTTGTCATTTatagtggcaaggcattttaattttaattgacACTGCGTTAATGATGACACATCTGTCttcattgccagttgttgctatggaaacaatGAAATTAGGAACCTCAAAGATATCTATCTCATCTACACTCATGGAACTTTACAACCCCacggaatgaatgttatgatttaaacatctactttgtCATATATAAATGAGTTCCTAccttttgtatttacatttatgcagtTTAACAGTGCAGATGTGCACTGACGAATAGAGAGCGGCTGACTAACTCTGCATAGCAACAGATGATTCTGTACCTCTAAAATAGACCCATAATACCTTGAATGCGTTTCCCTAATCGATGAAACAACCTTGGTGAGTAGGATCCATGGTAAAGTTGAGATGTCCCTAACAAGGTTTATCTAACGAGTGTGCGCTTGCTCTGTGCTGTATTGCAGGCTCTGGGACGACTCCCCTGTTCTCCCTGCTTCCTGGCTACAGGGGTCAT contains:
- the smg9 gene encoding protein SMG9 isoform X1; this encodes MSESGHSQPGMYGPGRRRRRRRDRDPGPPGQNLSGPSRDREFVPRERRDGSEEPPGPVLPKTPIILAKPPGERSKPSAPVSGTPMEKPVMLIKPREEGGKSGVTPDAAPPASGTGVTKLEREGQRPTQPVYQIQNRGMGSAASSGAVDPVIGQTKLLPPEKMKHSIKLVDDQMSWCDSAMEYLRDQTDMLVVGVLGLQGTGKSTIMSLLSANTPEEDQRMYVFRAQTQEIKERGGNQSSGIDFYITQERVIFLDTQPVLSPSILDHLINNDRKLPPEYNLPHTYVEMQSLQIAAFLFTVCHVVIVVQDWFTDINLYRFLQTAEMLKPSTPSASHESTGSSGSEDGSEYYPHIIFLQNKASREEFCPRTLKDMHVIVDTLMTHSHLKYKGTLSMLDSNIFPGLERDYLGTEVNLFLLPMMESEGDEALARAGSGTTPLFSLLPGYRGHPSFSSLVAKLRSQVLAMSRNQLSHTILTEKNWFHYAARIWDGVKKSSALSEYSRLLS
- the smg9 gene encoding protein SMG9 isoform X2 — its product is MSESGHSQPGMYGPGRRRRRRRDRDPGPPGQNLSGPSRDREFVPRERRDGSEEPPGPVLPKTPIILAKPPGERPREEGGKSGVTPDAAPPASGTGVTKLEREGQRPTQPVYQIQNRGMGSAASSGAVDPVIGQTKLLPPEKMKHSIKLVDDQMSWCDSAMEYLRDQTDMLVVGVLGLQGTGKSTIMSLLSANTPEEDQRMYVFRAQTQEIKERGGNQSSGIDFYITQERVIFLDTQPVLSPSILDHLINNDRKLPPEYNLPHTYVEMQSLQIAAFLFTVCHVVIVVQDWFTDINLYRFLQTAEMLKPSTPSASHESTGSSGSEDGSEYYPHIIFLQNKASREEFCPRTLKDMHVIVDTLMTHSHLKYKGTLSMLDSNIFPGLERDYLGTEVNLFLLPMMESEGDEALARAGSGTTPLFSLLPGYRGHPSFSSLVAKLRSQVLAMSRNQLSHTILTEKNWFHYAARIWDGVKKSSALSEYSRLLS